The following is a genomic window from Pseudomonas sp. FP2335.
TACATAAAATGAGGAAACACCTTACAGCGGCCTAAGTTTTACCCTGATTTGGCCGAAAGCCTGATGAGCCATGCGTGCACCGAAATAGAGCGGCTACAAAGACGATCTATGCCGCAACATGGAATGCTCCACTCGGCACGCTAACCCCCCTTTGGCAAAAAGAAGTCGATGAAATGAATCTCAAGTTCAGTCATAAAATTCTGTTGGCCGCGTCAGGCGTCGTGGTTTTAGCGTTCGCGTTATTCACGCTCTACAACGACTACCTGCAGCGCAGCACCATCAAGCAAAACCTGGAGTCGTCTATCCAGCAATCCGGTGAACTCACGGCCAGCAGCGTGCAAAACTGGCTCAGCGGGCGAATTCTGGTGCTAGAAAACCTTACGCAAAACATCGCGCACCAAGGCGCGGGGGCTGACCTTCCGGGCCTGGTCGATCAACCGGCCTTCACCTCGAACTTCCAGTTCACCTACGTCGGCCAAACCAACGGCGTATTCACCCAGCGCCCTGATGCCAAGATGCCCGACGACTACGACCCGCGTCAGCGCCCTTGGTACAAGCAGGCTGTAGCCGCCGGTAAACCCATGCTCACGCCGCCGTATATGGCCGCCGTGGGTGGGCAGATCGTGACCATCGCCATGCCGGTGAAAAAGAACGGTGAATTGCTCGGTGTGGTTGGCGGCGACTTGAGCCTGCAAACCCTGGTGAAGATCATCAACTCGGTGGATTTCGGCGGCATCGGCCACGCATTCCTGGTCAGCGGTGACGGTCAGGTGATCGTCAGCCCGGACCAGGACCAGGTGATGAAAAACCTCAAGGACATCTACCCGGGCGCCCAACTGCGCATCGAGAAGCTCAACCAGGACGTGGTGCTCAACGGTCAGGATCGCATCCTGTCGTTCACCCCGATCAGCGGCTTGCCTGGCGCTGACTGGTACATCGGTCTGTCGATCGACAAAGACAAGGCCTACGCACCTCTGGGCAAATTCCGCACCTCCGCGTTGATTGCGATGCTGATTGCCGTAGTGGCGATTGCCGTGCTCTTGAGCCTGTTGATCCAAGTGTTGCTGCGACCCCTGACCACCATGGGCGTTGCCATGCAGGACATCGCCCAGGGCGAGGGCGACCTGACCCGCCGCCTGGCCGTGACCAGCAAAGACGAGTTTGGCGAGGTCGGCAGTGCGTTCAACCAGTTCGTCGAACGTATCCACGCGTCCATCTCCGAAGTGTCATCGGCGACGCGCCAGGTACATGACTTGTCCCAGCGCGTGATGGCCTCGTCCAACGCGTCGATCATCGGTTCCGACGAGCAAAGCGCCCGCACCAACAGCGTGGCGGCGGCGATCAACGAACTGGGGGCCGCCACCCAGGAAATCGCGCGCAACGCCGCCGATGCTTCGCAGCATGCCAGCGGTGCCAGTGAACAGGCCGACGATGGACGCAAAGTGGTGGAGCAAACCATCCTGGCGATGTCGGAACTCTCGCAAAAGATCAGCCTGTCCTGCACGCAGATCGAAACCCTGAATGCGAGCACCGACAACATTGGCCACATTCTCGATGTGATCAAAGGCATCTCCCAGCAGACCAACCTGCTCGCGCTCAACGCCGCAATCGAAGCCGCCCGTGCCGGTGAAGCCGGGCGTGGGTTTGCCGTGGT
Proteins encoded in this region:
- a CDS encoding methyl-accepting chemotaxis protein, whose amino-acid sequence is MNLKFSHKILLAASGVVVLAFALFTLYNDYLQRSTIKQNLESSIQQSGELTASSVQNWLSGRILVLENLTQNIAHQGAGADLPGLVDQPAFTSNFQFTYVGQTNGVFTQRPDAKMPDDYDPRQRPWYKQAVAAGKPMLTPPYMAAVGGQIVTIAMPVKKNGELLGVVGGDLSLQTLVKIINSVDFGGIGHAFLVSGDGQVIVSPDQDQVMKNLKDIYPGAQLRIEKLNQDVVLNGQDRILSFTPISGLPGADWYIGLSIDKDKAYAPLGKFRTSALIAMLIAVVAIAVLLSLLIQVLLRPLTTMGVAMQDIAQGEGDLTRRLAVTSKDEFGEVGSAFNQFVERIHASISEVSSATRQVHDLSQRVMASSNASIIGSDEQSARTNSVAAAINELGAATQEIARNAADASQHASGASEQADDGRKVVEQTILAMSELSQKISLSCTQIETLNASTDNIGHILDVIKGISQQTNLLALNAAIEAARAGEAGRGFAVVADEVRNLAHRTQESAEEIHKMITSLQVGSREAVTTMNASQISSEESVEVANQAGERLVSVTQRIVEIDGMNQSVAAATEEQTAVVETLNVDINQINLLNQQGVSNLNETLKDCDALSQQASRLKQLVDSFKI